A single Orcinus orca chromosome 2, mOrcOrc1.1, whole genome shotgun sequence DNA region contains:
- the LOC125963458 gene encoding uncharacterized protein LOC125963458 — MSREAKDGIRPHMQRLLDLGILIRCQSAWNTPLLPVKKPGTNDYRPVQDLREVNKRVADLHPTVPNPYNLLSTLPPQHTWYTVLDLKDAFFCLRLSPLSQPYFAFEWKDPTSGMSGQLTWTRLPQGFKNSPTIFDEALHQDLALYRESNPQVTLLQYVDDILLAAETQEDCIKGTEKLLTELGTLGYRASAKKAQICQQQVSYLGYLLKGGQRWLTESRKDTVAQIPAPKNARQVREFLGTAGFCRLWIPGFAELAAPLYPLTKNSTPFVWGDKEQRAFDQIKRALLSAPALGLPDVTKPFHLYVAENKGIAKGVLTQKLGPWNRPVAYLSKKLDPVASGWPTCLKIIAAVAVLVKDADKLTLGQNLTITAPHALENVVHQPPDRWLTNARMTHYQTLLLNSDRIKFAPATGLNPATLLPDPDLEGSTIIHDCQEVLAAAHGSRPDLMDLPLPDADFTWFTDGSSFLEEGKRRTGAAVVDGKQVIWAAALPQGTSAQRAELIALTRALEMAENKKVNIYTDSRYAFATAHIHGAIYQQRGLLTSGGKEIKNKDEIVALLTALMLPTKVSIIHCPGHQKGNTPIIRGNNMADQVAREIASGEVILGLSDKVPEKPGRDEEIIPATTKGTLSPQQAESMLQQMHRWTHLGTKKMVALLQKAGYKTPEMTKLAEQIVQECVPCQQVNAHKGKLETGKRLRGDRPGTYWEVDFTEVRPGRYGNKYLLVFVDTFSGWIEAFPTKKETAAVVAKKILEEVFPRFGAPKVIGSDNGPAFVAQVSQDVARYLGTDWKLHCAYRPQSSGQVKRMNRTLKETLTKLSLETGGTDWTVLLPLALFRVRNTPSRYHLTPFEILYGAPPPLLTLGKEIKPDCQNNTDLYARLLGLQLVQKKIWSQLAEAYQPGTPRETHPFQVGDSVYVRRHRTQTLEPRWKGPYTVLLTTPTAIKVDGIAAWIHASHVKAAPATASSGWRAQRTDHPLKLKLLRT; from the coding sequence ATGAGTAGAGAAGCCAAAGACGGTATCCGTCCCCATATGCAGAGGCTACTAGACTTGGGCATCTTAATAAGATGTCAATCAGCATGGAACACCCCTCTCCTGCCGGTAAAGAAACCAGGAACAAATGATTATCGGCCGGTGCAGGATCTACGAGAGGTAAACAAACGGGTGGCAGACCTCCACCCCACAGTTCCAAACCCTTACAACCTCCTGAGCACTCTTCCACCTCAACATACGTGGTATACTGTTTTggaccttaaagatgcttttttctgtttaAGACTCTCTCCCCTGAGCCAACCCTACTTTGCCTTCGAATGGAAAGATCCAACATCGGGAATGTCTGGTCAGCTGACATGGACACGGCTACCTCAGGGATTTAAGAACTCCCCGACCATCTTTGATGAAGCCCTCCATCAGGATTTGGCATTATATAGAGAATCAAATCCCCAGGTAACATTACTCCAATACGTTGATGATATTTTATTAGCTGCTGAGACCCAAGAAGATTGTATCAAGGGTACTGAAAAACTGTTAACGGAACTTGGAACCCTGGGATATAGAGCCtcagccaagaaagcacaaatatgccaacaacaggTCAGTTACCTGGGGTATCTATTAAAAGGGGGGCAAAGATGGCtcacggagagcagaaaggatacAGTGGCCCAAATTCCGGCTCCCAAAAACGCCAGGCAGGTTAGAGAATTTTTGGGGACGGCCGGATTCTGTAGACTATGGATTCCAGGGTTTGCTGAGCTGGCGGCCCCATTGTACCCCctaaccaaaaacagcactcctttcgtttggggcgataaggaacaacgggcttttgaccaaatcaaacgagctttactttcagctccagccctaggactgccagatgtaaccaaaccttttcatttatatgtggccgaaaataagggcattgcaaaaggagtattgactcagaaattgggtccctggaatcgcccagttgcttatttgtcaaaaaaattgGACCCTGTGGCATCAGGATGGCccacctgtttaaagataatcgcTGCAGTGGCCGTTCTAGTCAAAGATGCTGACaaactaactttaggacaaaatctaacgATAACAGCTCCTCATGCCCTGGAAAATGTAGTCCATCAACCACCGGATAGGTGGCTAACTAATGCCAGGATGACCCATTACCAAaccctgttgctaaactcagatcgcatcaagtttgctccagccacaggactcaatccAGCCACCTTGCTACCTGATCCTGACTTGGAAGGCTCCACCATCATACATGATTGTCAGGAAGTACTGGCCGCAGCACACGGCAGTAGGCCAGATCTGATGGACCTGCCCCTCCCTGATGCTGATTTCACCTGGTTCACGgatgggagcagtttcctggaGGAAGGTAAGCGTCGAACTGGGGCAGCCGTGGTAGACGGAAAACAAGTCATATGGGCAGCGGCGCTACCACAAGGGACCTCAGCCCAACGAGCTGAATTAATTGCCCTGACGAGGGCATTagagatggcagagaataaaaaagtaaacatctaCACAGACAGTAGATATGCGTTTGCTACCGCTCATATCCACGGTGCCATTTACCAACAGAGAGGGCTACTAACTTCAGGtggcaaagaaattaaaaacaaagacgaaaTCGTGGCTTTGTTGACTGCACTCATGCTTCCTACTAAAGTCAGTATCATCCACTGCCCTGGACATCAAAAAGGAAATACCCCAATAATTAGGGGAAATAATATGGCTGACCAAGTGGCCCGAGAAATAGCATCGggagaagtcattttaggactgtcagataaagttcctgaaaaaccaggcCGCGATGAAGAAATCATCCCGGCCACAACAAAAGGAActttgtcccctcagcaagcagaatccatgttACAACAGATGCACAGATGGACACATTTGGGGACTAAAAAGATGGTAGCCTTGTTACAAAAAGCCGGGTACAAAACccctgaaatgacaaaattagctgaacaaattgtGCAGGAATGCGTCccatgtcaacaggtaaatgctcaCAAAGGGAAACTTGAAACTGGAAAGAGACTCAGGGGGGACCGCCCAGGAActtactgggaggtggactttACCGAAGTGCGTCCTGGAAGGTACGGTAATAAATACCTTTTAGTTTTTGTAGAcactttttcaggatggatagaggctttcccaacaaagaaagaaacagctgctgtAGTAGCCAAGAAGATTTTAGAAGAAGTTTTTCCTCGATTTGGAGCACCAAAGGTAATAGGGTCTGATAATGGTCCAGCCTTCGTCGCCCAGGTaagtcaggatgtggccagatatttggggactgattggaaattacattgtgcCTATAGACCCCAAAGTTCAGGTCAGgtaaaaagaatgaataggactctaaaagagaccctaaccaaattgtccttggagactggcGGTACCGATTGGACGGTGCTCCTTCCTTTGGCCCTATTCCGGGTTAGAAATACACCTTCCCGAtaccatcttactccttttgaaatattatatggtgccccgcctcccctcctcactttaggaaaagaaataaaacctgattgtcaaaataacactgacttaTATGCTAGGCTACTAGGACTCCAATTGGTCCAGAAAAAAATATGGTCCCAACTCGCCGAGGCCTACCAACCGGGAACACCGCGAGAAACTCATCCTTTCCAAGTCGGAGACTCCGTATACGTCCGTCGGCATCgaacccagacgttggaacctcgatggaaaggaccatacaccgtcctcctcaccaccccaacggCCATAAAAGTGGACGGCATCGCTGCCTGGATCCATGCTTCACATGTGAAGGCTGCACCAGCGACGGCATCATCAGGATGGCGGGCCCAAAGAACCGACCACCCgctcaaactcaagcttctacgaacctaa